The sequence aatcattttttaaaaataaaaaaaaaatattttgatacattttaacacaaaaattactttaaaaaacaaccacaagaACACCTCAAACAAGCAATTAATTGTGGCAAGGATTAAATttcgttttaaattttatttagaaatattttaaaataatatatattttttaaaaaatgaatcctGTAGCTTAGTTGACAAATAAagcatattttgatattagcaaCGGTttcgttcttcttcttcttttagaaTTAACAAACAGCGAAAGGAGCTGGGGAAGTTTCAACGAAGAATCATGCTACTGATATAGAATTATAGGACTCTCATCAATTAGAAAGTTGAAAATATAAGGAAATTTCAAACATTTTCCATCTAGGGTTAGCTGGCAGTTCCAAATACTCATCAGCTTGACAATTtccagagagaaaaaaagaaatcaatattaGTAGATGGTTGGAATTTTTATGTACTTTGATGATAACTCTAGTGAATTCCTTTTATCGAGATAAATCTGGAAAAAATGATTCGAGTATATGCTATATTCACGTAAATAAATGTTCaggatatttcttttaaattagcAGTCAAATatactattttcttcttctttttttatttttacctagATATCTTCACactcttttaaaagataaaactaatCTCGTTCTAGGTTTGTGGCTGCCCCTCCCAATAAATACACTTCACGAGGATTGAATTTATATTCTTACCCATGCAGGGATATAACAGTGGCTTAACCGCTAGACCAACACTTCATCAATCAAATATACTGATTAcccacataaataaattatcaaaatattaatttatttatttttataataaaaagtatctTTGAGTcgattaaaattacaaataattagTTTCACTTATTTATGGAGATCGAACTTGACTTATCCTTCCAAAGATATAACAGTGCCTTAGTTGCTAGACTAACACttcatcaattaaatatattgataacccacctaaataaattatcagaatatttatttttaagtgaaactAATTATTTGTAATCTCTATCGacttaaagatattttttatcataaaaataaataaataaataaattaaattataataatcaaattggttaatatatattttaaactcCCAAGAACATCAGACCAAAAAAGAAATCTAATTAAGCCactgttaaaataataaagccAATAATAGAAATATTAAACAATGGATTAGCCAACTAACAAATTGTCTAATCCCCCTTGAATGGAATCATTGATGCGTGGGTTGCACCCATAATCTGTACGGGTCGAATATTCTTCATGGATAATCCAGTTGTTGATGCAAATTAATCCCAATTTGCATGCTAAGAGAGCTTAAAGGCATGTTAATTATTAGATTTCTGTATTTGTTTAAGCTTTAGGATCCACACATGCCAATGAACACCATTCGACAAGTAGTAATGCCAATGAGATTTTTGCTTATTGCTCGACTTTTCTTCATTGGCCGACAAATATTCTAATCTATtactcataaataaataaaaagtatacaTTTTCCATGCTTTTGATGAATTGGCTAAAGTAATAAGGGTTCTGTTTCAAAGTTTTTAAACTCATCTCGTCCCCTTGAATCTATCAAGactcaatttataaattaaaaaaattgacctgaaTTAATATAAGACGCGATCATTCAGATTTTAACCGTGTTGATTATTTCACGGGTTAATctagatcaatttaaaatattatcttctcaagatttcatttaaaaaaaaaaaaatttaaacatattattataactTGATGGGCTAACTGTGTCAAACTAGtcaattcttatttaatttaatttgaaatttagcTTTGATTAGAGGTTTTGCCGGAtcagattcaataataataaaaaaaaggattccAGTTTTAAAAAGAGATGATggaaaaatcttttaattatgaatatataattaaggCCCGAAGAATCTGCATGAAACTcagtgaaaataaatttgaattatataatgATAGTAAAGGTATAATTAAAAGGAGGAGGATGATAATTTAATGAACTCTTATGGGAGGAAACAAGGTCAATGCCAGGAATGACCAATGGTGGCTATGGTCTTACTCATAGCCCATTTGCTGCTTTGCAGACTTACCTTATCTCTTTAgataatctaattaattaattaatgaaaaccaGGCTTTATCTTGGGTGCTCGAAAACGAAGAGGGGTCATTTGCTTAAAAGAACAATAATCCAAGGTGGGACCGGACAACTAGACCACTAATCCATGTcccttgtttttatatatatactatgaGCAGATTTTCTGATTCCTTTTGTTGTAATAACTTTGAGTTTGATTACGTAATGATCCTttgtttcctctcttttttaaccaaagaaaaaaataaaatagatattattagaaataatataaattatatcttgcaattttatctaacagtttaagttatttgattaaaataattttttaacatgatatcaaaattttaataaccaAGTAGTttcgagttcgaatctcactatctttattaatttgataaacgTTAAGTATAAGGTAATATGAGCTTATACAAGTTTAAGTCTAAAAGGCTTTTACTTAAAAgagtatgttagagaataatataaatcatattataaaattttacctaataacttaaattataaaattaaaatatttctttgacaGATCTACAGTGATGATTCAAAgtgcaaagaaaaaagaatcggTGTAAATTTGACAATGGTAAGGCCATCAAATCTCAAGGTGGAGTTTGAGGAGAATGTTCATGGCTATCTCCAATTTGAAATCATTTCATCAAGTTGCGTCAAGATTTCTGTCCACATCCATTAACTAACGTTATAGGTCAATTAAGCCACTCATCAATTTATAACATGATTCATGGTGGTGGTTCATATcttttttacaaataataaaataaaatgtggtttttgtaaattattatttaacttatatttatattctatAGATACTTAATTCAAGTAATCAGCTCATGAAAAGCATAATATAAAATGCAGTATCTCATGTTAGGTCCGGTATATATAAATAGATGGATATTGTTATAGTTTATGACTCATAATTAGATGCCAGAGAGAGGGTTGATTACttcttgttttgttgtcatGGACGATTACTAGGTTGGACATGTAGAGGCAACGCCCCGCAAAATGGTAAAGGGATGTtaggaaaaattattaatatttcttgGATAGTTTAGTGTATACTATATATGTACCAGGcaactttattttgatatagtaaATAATAAAAGCTTCTTGTTTATCTAGATATAAACACATTGTCGAATGatgttcaatcttttttttcttcttctaataatTGTTGCAGGttttttataatagtaaatTGAACCTTGCAATCCATAATTAAACAAGTAACGGGTTGGTGTGGCATTAGAGAGACTGTATCATAATAAAGATTAAAGATTGAAATACCTGCTGCTATTATAAAGTTGAGggactatatatatatcctaacattttaatgtgatgatttttgaattatcatatatatatatatatatatatatatatttgaattaccGTATCAATAAAGATTGAattaccatatatatttttgctttttacaCCCGTTATAGCCAAACACATAAAAAGTGTGCTAGATGTGAGAAAAATTATCCAAATTTCATATTCTCGCTCTCTAATAATCACGAGTTCgagtttttttaaagttattggaGGTTTACATAGTTGTTAATTTCAAGATCTGTGTAATTAGTTAAGATACACGCAAATTAATCCGGATATCAACGTTAATATTTATTGGTAAGGATAtactaaaattcaaaaagataTACAATGatgaaaatcataaaatgtCATTATAATTATATGTATTAAATAGCATTTATTTCAATAAGCTTTTTAGACAAATGCCATAAAAAGCTAATTTTGTTGTGTCCAAACTAGCTCAAACGGTAAGTTTTGGATCTTTTCTAACTTTCTCGTGATTTATGCCACAGTTCTTGAAAAACAATGTCCATCCCTAATTAAATTCTGGTCAGCAATTCCAATCAATCTATTGTAAGATTTAGGGTGGACTAATGTCAAAGGTTATGATTACAAATCTAACGCCATCCCCATTTTTCCCTTGACAAAAACCAAAACGCAGCCATGTCTGCTCACGGCAAAGCAGGCGACACGTTCCATTACCATTGACATTATCGTGATGATCATCATTGTTCTTCACACAAATCTCATCCTTTCAAGAAACAATAAAGAGACAAAATTGGGAACTCAAAATTGTCTTGGTTTTGACATTTTAAGGTGAATGCTTGACTTTTGGCGAGTACATGGAAAAAACTTGTAAACAGCTAGGAGCCCAGGTTTTTCTGCCCCAAGGAAGTGCAGCACTTTCTACAAGAAAAACACCATCCACATGCTAAGTTATAGGATGAACTTGACGAgaattgatttgttttagtcGATAGAAAGTCCAAATTGGCTTCTCTATTGACTTTTGATTAGTGTGGAAACCCAGCACCCACACAAGTCAACCTCTGTGCCTCTCTGTTTATGAAAATACTTGCTGATGTCACAGCAATTTGTAATCCAACTACGAACAGAAGCAATTTCCTACAACGAGCCAAAGATTCTCGCACACCAAATCTAGATCCCTTTTCGATGAGATCTTAGATCTGTCATCTTTGCATCAATCTGCGTGTTTATAAAGGAAAGGAGAAAGTGTTTAAATCTTTTGATGATAGTGTAGAAAGTGAAGCCATACACAGAGCAAAGCTGGAAGGTCGAATCAAGACTCCCATGGCTACCGGATTTGTTGTTTCAATTCAATAGATGGAGGTTCGACGAGCACAAGGAAACTGTATACTTGGCATGGGCCTCGATCAAGGGCGGAGCAGAAGCTGAATGATGGAGTGTGATTTGGGCTTCTGCTTGCTTCTTTTGGATTTGTGACAAGAATGAAGGTGGCCGACTCGTCCAATTCACAATGTTTAAGTAtacagtttttttgttttttgaagtaattgatattcattttcttttccatattattatattcatcttTATTAAGTAATATTAGATtccttaaaagaaattttttttctcatatagtcGCTTTTAAAGATAGCAATAAGTATACAtgatttgtattaaaaaataatataaaattatttttaaaatatcataatttaagTAATTGGATTGAATAGGTTTTTAGATATAGTataagaattttattaattaaatagttcaaatctcattgatctcattctaattaataaaaattaaatataaaataacatggatttatatatattttgattggattttattaaatttacatCTTATTAGTTATCCcggcaaataaaaaatttagataatcATAATAGTTTATCACTAATTTCCTGATTGGCGTTTTAGTATGCATGAAATCACTTAGCTTCGGCCATGATATAGAATCCACTTTGTCACTCAACTCGAAAGTTTGTTCTTCGAAATATCATATTCCGATTTGGATGCATGCATTAGCAATTAAGGccttatttttggattattcgacatgggatttatttttttttatatttattttagatttttaaagtgtttttttaaaaaattaaaaatattttatatttttctttacttaaaattaatatttttttttgtgtttttagattattttgatgcattgatgttaaaaataatttttaaaaaaaaaaaaatatattattattattattattattattatttctttttagaatTGACTGTATCGTCAATCATGTTTTGCTAAGGGTGCTTTCGATCTGGATTTGCTAttcattatatcaaaatttacCGAAAAATTaactacaaaatatatatataaaaaacttttagttCACCTATGGATTAAAAAAAGCGCATGGACCTGGTTTGCGAGGCGCATGCACGTCCAGCGCTTTTTTtgttagatattattatttttttaataatatttaatccattattcaattatattactattttaaagAAGAATATGACTTTTGTGATAATATTAGCTATTGCTTTATAGATAATTACATGGTAGTCTGatatgtgaaattaaaaaagaatgtttattgatattgaatgagaataaaaatatcttttttatttttttttcattgttagtttttttatatattctttttaatttattgttagcCTAATAAAAATGATCGGtttatccttttaaattttttaattaaaatcataataaaattttatttaaaaaaacaatgtttttttcacatgtttttgtcaaaataaaaaagaaatatgtaaatataaaatttagatctttttatttcttttatatatatagacacacttTTTTATTCAAGTCATTATAGTTTCtgcgaatattttttttttctttttactttttattccaTGAATCATGatgctaataaagaaaaaaatttattgtaaaaaaaaaaagaagacaatttcaaggaaaaaatatatgtttcctCTCTTTCTTATGAATATCTAttacatttaaatattaaaaagaatcaaagagtATTATTCTCATTCCCATTTGCTCCTAACTTGATGAGTGTGCTTGAAGTCGTAAGTCAGCACCAAGCTTCCATCCATTCTCCTCAACACAAACCTCTCAACCAACACATAACATCCAAATTTCTTCCAGCCACCAACTCCTCCACTCTCTTCACCGTAACATCACTCCCACCGCCACCAAGCCATCCAGCTCTTTCTTGCTCCCACTTCATCCCCCCCACAATTTCTAAACTCAACCCCACACTTGCTTCTCCTCCAACATCGCCGGAGCTCCTAAACCACATCACCCCATCAACTGCATTCCTTTTGTCAGGTGCAACTTCTCTACCTGCAACAGCAACCGTTTCTCTCTGAACAACAGCATCCACAACCACAGAGTTGCCTTCACTAGAATTATATTCACTTGCGAAAATTTGTTCCCATCTTTGTTCCAGTGTCATTTCATAGTACCTTGAAATACTCATCTGGTCCTTCAGTTTTCCTTCTTTGATAAACATGAAAGGACAATACCAGTTTCCTACAACAACAGCTGCAGAACTTCTTTGTGATAATGGCAAGTGGAAATCTGGAAGGCGGGCTCGGAGATTTCTGTCAAGGCCTGCTGCTtccttcaattcaaaatcaCGTGCAGTTGAGGTTGACACTGTCCAGCCTTTTCTCCTTAAGAAATATGGAGGGATGCCATCTGGAGCCACCGATTTTGAAACGTAACCAAACCTTTTACTCTTGCAAATCTCAAATTGCTCGTACACGTCCTTGGGGTCGAAAGACTGCGGTTCCTTATCCGGATTATGTCTACAGAAGCCAAAACAGCACGTTGTTTCGTCTTCCTCTTTAGCATTTGTGTGCGCTTCCCTGAATTAAGGCCAAGTTTAATGCATAGATGCAGTTAGAAAAATCATGTCGATTATGTAAAGAAGCCGAACATAAAGGGTTTTGATTTTCTAAAGCTTCACGATCAcataatatgaaaaacaaataaatggaaACTGCGAATTGTGATTATTAAACATACCCTTTATGCTTCCCTTGACGCTCGATCACGTAGTATCGGTTGGAAGACAGTGGCTGATTAAGCACAGGGATGAAGATAACTTGGTTTGTACTGTCATGATTATGTCCATCAGCTGATCTTGTGGTGTAGCTAACTGTTAGATTCTTGTTCTGCGGGAAAGGCAGGTCTTTGACAAAATCGATATTGGAGCAGCAAAAACAACAAGTTagatcatcttcttcatcttgtATTATCAATATACCAGAATTTGAACCTTCAGTAGGAGCTGATGAAAGAGCTGAGGGATTTCTTTTGTACATCGAAAGAGGCCTCGTCACATACATTTTTGTTCGAAaactttctttaatttctgtaCTACTACTTCTTTTCTGCTGTGAACTCTGTAATGATTAGGAGTATTTCTTAAAGCAGTATTCATCTTAGCTTTTTAATCtccatgtctatatatatagagaggggggggggatcaAAGAGAGAAACTGTGAAAAGTCTATAACAGGCACGGGCAATTTAAGCAAGGAATAAGAATCCTAGCAGAGGTAAAACTTAGACAAGTAAGACACGGTTCTGTGATATTTGAAGTCGGTCAAACCGGTTGATTAGTTTTAATTGGATCCAAAATGTGTAGCAGAATTTGTCAACAAAAGAACAGACATGGACGAACAACACGACAGCTGCAAGAAGGTCCGGAATCTTACAACCTTGCAGCAAACCAAGGAACAACACGCTGTTACTTAAGGTTGATCTGATTGGATGTTCCAGGTTACGGACCAGTTACATTCTTGGCCTGACCCTCGACTAATTCTTATCTGCTGATACTGTGGATAAGACCATTGACATCAAGTTTCAGTGTTAGAATAACTAAAGAAAGTGCACACATCACTCTGTTCCTATGTTtgaccaaaacaaaacataaaaagggGTTCCCAGATCAGAGCATTTCGAGGAGCCATGGAGGCTTGAAAATGCGGTTTAAAAAATCGatattttgacaaataaaatgGTAATACGAGGTACCTTATCACCTCAATAATCTCCCATATAACGAGAGAAAAGAAATCCTAAAATTATAGAGAGAATAATGGTTTAATAAACTCTAAAAgtaaataattgaatattagATGTGTATATGGCATTCACTATTGAAAAATTTGAAGCCGgatgacaaaaagaaaagagttttcTTTatgagtgtttttatttttcttcccacAAAACCAACCTGAAGGGACTCTCCCCTCAGACTTGGTCAAGACATCTCCTTACCTTGTCTAGCTTATTGTTCTTGACAAACAGTTTACtcgatatttttatatttttgatatactaatattttttaaaaaaattgatatatttttaagtgaaaagtaatagattcataaaaatatatatatataaataaataaaagtaaaaaacgaTTTTGACAGGCAAAGTTACCCGGGAGGGGGGCCGGGCGGGATGAGCAGCACCCAACCAATACTTTCTGAGAAGGGATGATGTTTGGATCGGGTACCTTTCAGCTTAACCAACATAAAGCAATAATAGCAGGAAAATCACACCACCGCAGAGGTTGTACGGAGAAGATCTGCAACACCATTGTTGAATTTGGCACTAAGTTGTCTGCCCTTGAAACTTGCATATCTTCCTGGCTTTGGCAGAAATAGTGAGCTCAACATTTGCTCCAAAGTCTGCACCGAGTATTTTGCAATAGTGGGGTTCTTTATGACCCCTTTATACAAACATCATTGTTGGGTATGTACTCGCAGTTTGGTGACTTACTTAATGCCTGCAAGGTGTTTGATGAAATCTCGCACCCATGTATTGTTGAATATAATGCAATGCTTGATGCTTATGCAAAGAATGGTGACATGGGTTCTGcttgttttctctttaaaagcATGCCTAAGAGAGATGTAGTCTCGTGGACTAGTGTTATTAATGGGTTTGCAAAGAATGGACTTCTTGGTGAGGCAATTAAGCTATTTAGGGAGATGATGTTGCATGATGATGTAAAGTGCTGTTTTGTTAAACCAAATGAGGCGACATATGTTAGTGTGTTATCATCATGTGCTAATTTAGATGAAAGAGGGGTCCTTTGTATAGGGAAGCAGATACATGGGTATAAAGTAAGGAATGAGGTTTTTGTTACTGTTTTTATTGGGACAGCATTGATAGATTTTTATGGAAAAGTGGGTTGTTTGAGTAATGCCATTAGAGTTTACAACCAAATGGTGGTTAAAAAGGTTTGTACTTGGAATGCTATAATTTCTTCACTTGCTAACAATGGTAGAGAAGAACAAGCTCTGGACatgtttaaaaagatgaaagggGATGTTTGTGTCCTAATGCGGTCACCTTTATTGCTGTACTTACTGCTTGTGCTCGTGCCAAGCTTGTAGAGATTGGGCTGGAGTTGTTTCAATCAATGGCTGGTGAGAATGTCGGGAGTTGCATGGGCTCCTCACCCATTGACATTTTAGAACTAGGGCTTCTCTCTATGGAGGAATGTTGGTCATTGTTCAGTCAGTTCGCATGTTTTGAAAAGACCAGTAAAGAGTATGATAATTTAGAAGATATTGGTAGACAAATTGCAGCAAAGTGTAAAGGCTTGCCTCTTGCTGCAAAGACTCTGGGAAGTCTTTTGCGCTTTAAAAGAAGCAGAGCAGAGTGGGAAAGTGTCTTGAACAACCATGTGTGGGAGATAAAAGAAGCTGAAAGCAATCTTTTGGCTCCTTTATGGTTGAGCTACAATGACTTGCCCTCTGAAATGAGACCGTGTTTCTCATATTGTGCAGTCTTTCCAAAAGACTTCACATTTGAGAGGGATACTTTGATCAAACTGTGGATGGCACAAGGTTTCCTTCGGGAAACACAGAATAAAGAGATGGAAGTAATAGGTCGTGAGTGCTTCGAAGCTTTAACTGCTCGCTCTTTCTTTCAAGATTTTGAGAAAGACGAGGATGATGACAGCATTTGTGAATGTAAGATGCATGACATAGTGCATGATTTTGCACAAAGTTTGACAAAAAATGAATGTTTTAGTGTATATATCGATGGTGTGTCAGAGTCGAAGATAGACTCTTTTTCTAGAGATGCCCGACACTCCATGGTAGTGCTTAGAAATTATGATACCGACCCATTACCTGCGACCTTTTATGGTTTCAAAAAGCTTCGTAGCCTGATAGTTgataatcaatatttttcatcGATGAATGTAGCCTTATCTAAATTAATCGCTAATTTGAGTTGTCTAAGAACATTGAGGTTGTCAAGGTGTGGAATAGAAGAAGTCCCATCCAACATAGGAAAGTTGATACACCTGAGGCATGTTGACTTGTCTTGGAATGAGATCAGGGAGTTACCTGAAGAGATGTGTGGATTGTATAATATGCTAACTTTAGATGTCTCGTCTTGTGACAAACTTGAAAGGTTACCAGATAACATAGGAAGACTAGTCAAATTAAGACATCTCAGTGTTTTTAACTTTCAGTTTGTGAAGATGAGAGGAGTTGAGGGGTTAAGTTCTCTTCGGGAATTAGATATGTTTCATGTGAGTGGTAGTGGTGAAGAGTCTAATATTGGGGATTTGAGAAACTTGAACCACCTTCAAGGATATCTGAGGATAAGATGGTTGGGAGATGTGAAAGATCCAGATGAGGTTAAGAAAGCAGAACTTCATAACAAGAAACACCTCACTTGTTTAGAGCTATGGTTTGATTCTAGAACAGATAGGAGGATAATTTGCGATGATAAAGTCCTTGAAGCCTTAGAACCACCTCCAAACATTTAAGCATCCCAGTGTTTCCTGGATGGATTAATAAACTAAGGGTTGTTAAGCTCATTAAGTGGGGGAAGATTGAGAATCTGCCTCCTTTGGGGAAGTTGCCATCTCTTGAAGAATTAGATATATGGAATGTGTGGGGAGGGTGGGGCGTGAATTCTTGGGATTGGAAGATGATAGTGAGGAAGGTGAGGATAGTGACATTAGTATTGGAGAAatgacatcatcatcatcatcaaatactATTATTGCATTCCCCAAGTTGAAAAGTCTTACCTTTTGGCAAATAGGAGAGTGGGAAGAGTGggaaggaggagaaggaggaaATGAAGATAAAACAAACATCTCCATTTCAACCATAATTATGCCATCTCTTCGTTCCTTGCTTATTTGGGATTGCCCAAAACTGAAAGCACTTCCAGATTACGTGCTCCAGTCAACAACTCTAGAGAAACTGCAAATCATATCCAGCCCAATTCTAGAAGAACAATATTTGAAAGCAGGAGGAGAGGGCTGGCCCAACACCTCTCATAACCCAGTCATCACAGAATAAGGCATATGaggtaaagtgtttttttataaataaatctgatatcatattctttttttatctatttatttattaatagaaaagGGTTGCACTTTTATGTATATAATTTTAGGAAACTGATCTTCAACTTAATTTCTCCTCTTAATTGGCAGTCTTCCTAATTATTGGCAAGTTTTAATACGAGAACAACAACAATAGATAATTGGCTGCAGGTAACTTCTATATATGTAATTAGGAACTAACTTcctcttttattaatttgtttgtttgtttgttttgggt is a genomic window of Populus alba chromosome 18, ASM523922v2, whole genome shotgun sequence containing:
- the LOC118059423 gene encoding uncharacterized protein is translated as MYVTRPLSMYKRNPSALSSAPTEGSNSGILIIQDEEDDLTCCFCCSNIDFVKDLPFPQNKNLTVSYTTRSADGHNHDSTNQVIFIPVLNQPLSSNRYYVIERQGKHKGEAHTNAKEEDETTCCFGFCRHNPDKEPQSFDPKDVYEQFEICKSKRFGYVSKSVAPDGIPPYFLRRKGWTVSTSTARDFELKEAAGLDRNLRARLPDFHLPLSQRSSAAVVVGNWYCPFMFIKEGKLKDQMSISRYYEMTLEQRWEQIFASEYNSSEGNSVVVDAVVQRETVAVAGREVAPDKRNAVDGVMWFRSSGDVGGEASVGLSLEIVGGMKWEQERAGWLGGGGSDVTVKRVEELVAGRNLDVMCWLRGLC